AGTTCTAAATCGTCTTCCGCTTCATCGAGTAGATCTTTAACTTTTTGTGCTTCCTCTGAATCTAATACACTTTCACCTGTACTCTCTTCATCATCAAGTAAAAATTCATCGTCTAAATCAGCAATTTCATCATCTAATTCTAAATCGTCTTCAAAAGGTTCTTCTAGCTCGTCATCTAAATTCAAGTCATCACCAAAAGGCTCATCTAAATCGTCATCTAAGTCAAGTATTTCATCTGTTACAGGATTGTGATCTAGTACAAATTCCTCATCGTTATCGCTATCATCTATAGCAGCAACATCTTCTACCCCGTTTGCTATCTCTTTACCAAAAACAGCAAATAACTCTACAAGATCCGTAGGTAAAAAAGGTTTTTTCAAAGTTGCCGAAAAATTTGCAACTTTTTCAGCATCTCTAGAAGCAATAAACAGTGTTTTAATGTAAGTTACTTTTGCAGCAATTTCGTCTAATATACCGTCTGTATATTTTGTATCATCGATAACAAGTAAATCATAACTTTCAGATGTTTCAATCTCATCTACATTTGCAATAACATCTAAGGAGTCTGATGTTTTTTGGGCACTTAATGTAACTAATTTAGTAACAACTGGATTATCATTTAAGAGTAAAATCTTCACTTGTTTTTCCTTCGACATTTATCTACGATTATATTAATTTCAATAATCACTGTATTGTATCAAAAAAAACTAAAAAAACATCTCTAAGGTGTTAAAAGCCTCTTGCATCTGCCCTTTTACAATGAGCATAGTTGCCGTAATCGTAGCAATAATAACTACAAACGCAACCATAATTTTGATTGGGAAACCGATGACCAGAAGATTAAATTGAGGCATCGTTTTCATTAGCATTCCAAAGATAACATCGGCAAGCCATGAGAGTGCAATAATCGGAAATGCTATCATAAAACCTACTAAGAACATATTTGATGTCGCATGAATCGTATAATTAAAAAAATCTTCACTCATTAAAAAGCCCCCTAAAGGGACTGTTTTTAAAGAGGCATCGACAAATAAAAGAACCCAGTGATGCAGATTAAGTGCAAATAGTACCATTAACGCTATTAAAGACAAAAATTGAGAAATTATAGGCATAGATACACCCGTTTGAGGGTCAATTGCACTTGCCAGTGAAAACCCCATCGTAAACGATATCTGTCCCCCTGCGAATGTGATGACATGATACGCCAGTTGTAAGGCGACACCTATTGCCAAACCAAAAATAAATTCACTTAATATTGCCAAAATAATTGTGGGAATATCGAGTGAGATTGTAAGTGGCGGCATAGATGAATAAAACACTATTGTAAAGAAAAAAGCCATGGCAGCTTTGATTGTCATTGGAATATTTTGATGGGAAAAAATTGGTACTGCTAAAAATAAAGCGGCAAATCGAAAAAAAAGCAGTAAAAACCCAACTACATTTGCATCGTTAAATATTACTGCCCACTGCATACTATTTTTCTCTTTTTAACTCTTTGTCTTCAAGTCTGTATACTTTGTCACACAAATGAGCCAATTGGTTATCGTGAGTTACCAGTACCATACCTGCTTCATTCTGCTCACAATACTCAAAGAACATCTCCATCACTTCATGAGCGGTTTTAGTATCCAAATTTCCTGTCGGTTCGTCAGCAAAAATAAGTTGCGGTTTTTTTGTTAAAACTCTGGCAATTGAAACGCGTTGCTGCTGGCCGCCTGAAAGCTCGGTTACTTTTTGCTTCATACAGTGTGCGATATCAAGTCGTTTTAAAAGGTCATTATCGATAGGCTGTCCTGACAAGATCTCTGCAACTTCTAAGTTTTCATAAGCAGAAAGACCACGGAACAAATAATGTGACTGAAATACAAGTCCTATCTTATCTCTTTTAATTTGTGCCAACCTGTTTTGCTTTAACATATATATATCTTCACCAAAAAGCTTTACACTTCCGCTTTGCGGTTTTAATAGTGAAGAGATTATATGTAATAAAGTAGATTTTCCGCTTCCGCTAATACCAATGATTGCTATAGATTCTTTTTTATTTAAAGAAAAATTTACATCTTTGAAGAGTTCATAATCAAATGAATGGGAAAGGTTGTTTGCTTCTAAAATTTCCATAAAAAGATTATAGTAAAAACTTACTAAATTAATCTTGTGGAGTACAAAATATTTTTTTGCACCCTTTTTTTGATTGTCTATCCAAGAAATACAGATGTATTTTCTCTATGCTCTTTTTCATAAGATGAGCAATGCACCCTTTTAAGTAGATACCATAAACTTTTCCACAAGCATAGTTTCTACCAAGTGCAATCAAGATTCCTCTTTGTTTGATTCTGCTTTTTAGAAGTTGCTTTTTTTTCTCCATTTTCCTAATGTTTTTTGCTGCCAAAGTACCCATTTGCTCCGCTATGTCTGCCGTCGGGGGTAATTTGTTATTATCTTGATCATACAATGTTGAGCAATCTCCTACGATGAATACATCCTCGTAATCCACACTTTGAAGATACTCATTAATCTCCAAAAAGCCGAATTTGTTTTTTGAAAGTTTTAGATTTGCCACGACACCATTTGGTTCAATACCTCCGGTAAAAATCATAAAATCCATCTCTAAAATCTCACCATTATTCAAAGTTACATGTGATTCTGTAAGACTTTCAACTCTCACATTATTTTTGATTATCACGGCAAGTTCTTCCAAATGTTTTTCGGAACACTCAACTAAATATTTATCCAAGCCTTTTAAAATATGCTCTGAAGAGTTAATCAAAACAATACTCAGTTTTCTACATAAAAAATGATTTTGTTCATAAAAGTCTTTTGCAAATGAGGCCATTTGTGCTGCTATTTCAACACCGCTGAGTCCTGCTCCTGCTATTACAATGCTTAGAGGTTTACAGTAACTCCCCTCTTTATCTATTTTTTGAAACAGGCTCATCTCAAACTTTTGTTTAAAGTACATTGCACGATTGAGTGCTTTAATACCGTGTCCGAACTCTTTTAAACCGCTGATACTTGAGACAAACTTAGTTTGAGCACCTACAGCTATAACAAGATAATCGTAAGTTATTCTTTGAGAATCTGTAATTACTTTTTTATTATTGAAGTCTACATTTTTCACTTCTTGCTTTAGAAAAGTGACTTCGTTTTTAAACCCAGTGCAGTACGTAAAAAGATCAACACAGACTTGTGCAAAATCATATTCATTTGCGATCAGATCATAAACGTCTGTCTGCATAAAATGGTATGCATTCTTATCGATCAGAGTAATTTCGTATTTAGGATCTTTACAAAGATTTTGTAAAGCTTTTAAACCGGCATATCCACCGCCAATGATCACTATTTTTGTTTTATCGGACTTTTGCATATAACGATTATAGCATGTAAAAAAAGAAAAAAAGTATTTTATAAAAAGGGAGTAATATAAGGAGGGTTGGCTAAGCTAAAAAGCTTAAGCCATTTGTGCAGCAACTTCAGCTGCGAAGTCATCTGCTTGTTTTTCGATACCTTCACCAACTTCAAGACGGATAAAGTCAACGATCTCAGCAGTACCGCCAAGAGCTTTAGCAGCAGTTTCAACAGCCTCTGCTACTGTTTTTTTATCGTCAAGTACGTAAGTTTGGTCAAGTAATGCTTGCTCTTTATCTAGAGTAGTGTTATCATCTACGAAACGAGCAAGTGAACCAGGGATGATTTTGTCCCAGATTTTTTCAGGTTTACCTTGAGCTGCAAGATCAGCTTTGATATCTTCTTCAGCTTTTTTCATGATCTCGTCAGTTAATTGCACCATAGAAACGAAAGATGGAACGTTTTTAAGTGTTTTACCTAAACGTGCTAACTCTTCATTTTCTTTTTTGATTGCTTCGATACGACCTTTAGTTTCAGACTCTACGAATTCAGTTGTGAAATCTTTGTAGCTTAAAACTTGTGGTTTCATAGCAGATGCGTGCATTGCAACTTGCTTAAGTACATCTTTCATACCTTCAGCAGTTTTTGCAGAGTCACATTTAGCTTTTACGATAACAGCGATTCTGTTGTTAGAGTGAACATAAGCGTTCATTGCAACAGTATCGTCTTCAGCTTCTAAAGTACCGAAACGACGAAGTTCAATCTTCTCACCGATTTTTGCAACTTTTTCAGTGAAGTATGAACCGAATTCAGTATTCATTACACCTTCAACATCGCTAGGATTAGTGTTGAAAACTTCTTCAGTTGTTTTAAGAACTAAATCTTTGAAACCTTCATTTTGAGCAACGAAGTCAGTTTCAGAGTTAATCTCAACAACTGTAGCTTTAGAGAAATCATCAGAAATTTTAAGACCTACAAGACCTTCAGCTGCTACTCTATCAGCTTTTTTAGCTGCTTTAGCGATACCTCTTTCTTTTAGAAGCTCTTTCGCTTTTTCCATATCTCCATCAGCTTCAACTAAAACTTTTTTACAATCCATCATTGGAGCATCAGTTGCTTCTCTTAGCTCCTTAACCATTGCTGCTGTTACTGCTGCCATAATTACGCTTCCTCTGTAGTTTCTACTGTTTCTTCAGCTGCCACTTCTTCAGTTGCTGCTTCTTCAGATGCCTCTTCAACAGAATTGTCAGCACCACCTTCTCTTAAAGCTTTACCTTCGTTAATAGCAGCAGCCATTTCACGACAGAAAAGTTGAATTGAACGGATAGCATCATCATTACCTGGAATTGGGTAAGTGATAAGGTCTGGGTCACAGTTAGTATCTAGTGGAGCTACAACTGGGATTCCAAGTCTTTTTGCTTCTAATACTGCTGTGTGTTCTTTAGCAGCATCGATAATGAAAAGCATATCTGGAAGTTTTTTCATATCACGGATACCACCGAAATACATTTCTAACTTCTCTTTAGTTCTAGAAAGCATTAAAGCTTCTTTTTTAGTTAAAAGGTTGATTTGTCCATTTTCTTGCATTTCTGAAATTACATCAAGTTTACGGATAGATTTTTGGATAGTTGGGAAGTTAGTAAGCATACCACCTAACCATCTGTTATCTACGTAAGGCATACCACAAGCGATAGCAGCTTCACGAACAGAGTTACGAGCTTGTTTTTTTGTACCAACGAAAAGTACAGTTTTACCTTCAGCAGCAGCGTCTACTACGATTTGGTAAGTGTTACGGAAGTAACGTAAAGTTTTTTGTAAATCTAAAATATAGATATTTTTACGAACACCGAAAATGAATTTTTTCATTTTTGGATTCCAACGACGAGTTTGGTGACCGAAGTGTACACCACATTCTAATAGGTCTTTCATAGTTACCATATAAGGTCCTTTAAAGGCTACATTTTGAGCCAGAAATTATGTTAGTTAGCTTTGGAAAATGTCTAACGATGACTCTTATATTTGAAGAGGTCGCACTAACTTTTTTGACATTACCTGTTAATATTTTCATCCACTAATGGAAGAAAAATCCGCGAATTATACTAAAACTATGTTTAATTTAAGCTTTTTTAAAACCATATACTACATATTATATTTTTATCACACTATTTAAAAAAAGATTTATATTTATTTATGTATAGTAACACAATTAATGCACAATGTATTAATAAATGTAATACAAAAAGGGAAGAGATGAATAAGCCTTTATTATTATCATTGGTTGCATCAGCTACTATTCTTGGGAGTAATTTATCAGCTGAATCAATGTATGATCGCTTCGAAGCGATGGAAGCAAAAATGCAAAGTATGCAAAAAGAACTAGACGCGTTGAAAGCAGAAAAAAAATCTGTTAAGATGAGCGTAAAAGATGATTCGGAAGCGGATGATGAGGATGCTAAAGATGATTCCTCAGATGACAATGCGGATGATGAATCAGGTGATGATGAATTTGATGTTATCGAAGCATTTGATGAGATGGAAGAAAGTATTTCTGAAATCAACAGAGCTACGAGTGGAAATCATTTAAAGTTTAATGTTGATTATAGATATGCTATTGAAAATCTTAACTACAAAATGGCTGACGGTTCTAAAGTAAAAAATGATGCCTTAATGACAAATAGACTATGGTTAAATATGGATTGGGCAGCTTCACACCAAATTAGTTTCCATGGACAGCTTGCCTACAACAAAGCATTTGGACAAAGAAGTGGTTCTGGAAGTAATCTGACACCATTTGAAACTTTTGACTGGATTACGAATGAGAATGCATACGATGATACACTCCGTGTAAAAAATGCTTACTTCTTATATAAGAACTCAACATTTTTAGGGACTGACATTCCATGGACATTCAGTATCGGTCGCCGTCCTTCAACTAATGGTCACCTTATTAATCTAAGAGATGATGATCATGCTGCATCACCACAAGGACATTCTATCAATGTTGAGTTTGACGGTTTAAGCTCTTTATTTAAACTTGATAAACTTACTGGTGTTAAAGGGATGTATGTAAAATTCTGTGCAGGTCGCGGTGGTACAAATGCTGCACCTAAATTTTTCTCTGCAAATCCTACTACGGGTGTAGTAAATCCAAATGCACCATATGCAACAAATAAAGGTGATTTAGGGAATATTGATCTAGGTGGACTTATTTTCAGAGTTTACAATGACGGACAATATACATTTGATACACAATTCTACTATGCTAACAATTTAATTGATGCAAATATTGATCCACTTACTGGTGTAATGACTGGTATGGAAACTGTAGGTGGTCTCTATAGTGGTACTGCTAGTTTTATGATAAACGGTATCGGTAACGGCTTAAGCGACTACCTAGATGAAACTACTTTCTTTGTAAGCGGTGCTATGAGTAAAACTGATCCTCATCAGGGTCATAGTATGTTAGGCTCAGACACATCTAAAAAAGGTTATTCTTATTGGGTTGGTTTACAAATGCCTTCATTAGTTACTGATGACGGTAAATGGGGATTTGAGTTTAATCACGGTACAAAATACTGGAGAAGCATCACATATGCTGAAGATACAAATATAGGTTCAAAAGTTGCCGCTCGCGGTAATGCTTATGAGGCATATTTTACAGAATACCTTGTAGATGAGATATTATCTATGCAAATACGTTATACATATATCGATTATGATTACACTGGAAGTAATGGATTCTTTGGAGATTCGACAGGAACTCCATATAAAATTTCAGATCTTACGGGTACTCAAGCAGCTACAACTGTAGA
The Sulfurimonas sp. C5 DNA segment above includes these coding regions:
- the tsf gene encoding translation elongation factor Ts: MAAVTAAMVKELREATDAPMMDCKKVLVEADGDMEKAKELLKERGIAKAAKKADRVAAEGLVGLKISDDFSKATVVEINSETDFVAQNEGFKDLVLKTTEEVFNTNPSDVEGVMNTEFGSYFTEKVAKIGEKIELRRFGTLEAEDDTVAMNAYVHSNNRIAVIVKAKCDSAKTAEGMKDVLKQVAMHASAMKPQVLSYKDFTTEFVESETKGRIEAIKKENEELARLGKTLKNVPSFVSMVQLTDEIMKKAEEDIKADLAAQGKPEKIWDKIIPGSLARFVDDNTTLDKEQALLDQTYVLDDKKTVAEAVETAAKALGGTAEIVDFIRLEVGEGIEKQADDFAAEVAAQMA
- the fliR gene encoding flagellar biosynthetic protein FliR, with product MQWAVIFNDANVVGFLLLFFRFAALFLAVPIFSHQNIPMTIKAAMAFFFTIVFYSSMPPLTISLDIPTIILAILSEFIFGLAIGVALQLAYHVITFAGGQISFTMGFSLASAIDPQTGVSMPIISQFLSLIALMVLFALNLHHWVLLFVDASLKTVPLGGFLMSEDFFNYTIHATSNMFLVGFMIAFPIIALSWLADVIFGMLMKTMPQFNLLVIGFPIKIMVAFVVIIATITATMLIVKGQMQEAFNTLEMFF
- a CDS encoding DUF3373 family protein, translating into MNKPLLLSLVASATILGSNLSAESMYDRFEAMEAKMQSMQKELDALKAEKKSVKMSVKDDSEADDEDAKDDSSDDNADDESGDDEFDVIEAFDEMEESISEINRATSGNHLKFNVDYRYAIENLNYKMADGSKVKNDALMTNRLWLNMDWAASHQISFHGQLAYNKAFGQRSGSGSNLTPFETFDWITNENAYDDTLRVKNAYFLYKNSTFLGTDIPWTFSIGRRPSTNGHLINLRDDDHAASPQGHSINVEFDGLSSLFKLDKLTGVKGMYVKFCAGRGGTNAAPKFFSANPTTGVVNPNAPYATNKGDLGNIDLGGLIFRVYNDGQYTFDTQFYYANNLIDANIDPLTGVMTGMETVGGLYSGTASFMINGIGNGLSDYLDETTFFVSGAMSKTDPHQGHSMLGSDTSKKGYSYWVGLQMPSLVTDDGKWGFEFNHGTKYWRSITYAEDTNIGSKVAARGNAYEAYFTEYLVDEILSMQIRYTYIDYDYTGSNGFFGDSTGTPYKISDLTGTQAATTVDKAQDIRFYLRYKF
- a CDS encoding ABC transporter ATP-binding protein, translating into MEILEANNLSHSFDYELFKDVNFSLNKKESIAIIGISGSGKSTLLHIISSLLKPQSGSVKLFGEDIYMLKQNRLAQIKRDKIGLVFQSHYLFRGLSAYENLEVAEILSGQPIDNDLLKRLDIAHCMKQKVTELSGGQQQRVSIARVLTKKPQLIFADEPTGNLDTKTAHEVMEMFFEYCEQNEAGMVLVTHDNQLAHLCDKVYRLEDKELKREK
- the rpsB gene encoding 30S ribosomal protein S2: MVTMKDLLECGVHFGHQTRRWNPKMKKFIFGVRKNIYILDLQKTLRYFRNTYQIVVDAAAEGKTVLFVGTKKQARNSVREAAIACGMPYVDNRWLGGMLTNFPTIQKSIRKLDVISEMQENGQINLLTKKEALMLSRTKEKLEMYFGGIRDMKKLPDMLFIIDAAKEHTAVLEAKRLGIPVVAPLDTNCDPDLITYPIPGNDDAIRSIQLFCREMAAAINEGKALREGGADNSVEEASEEAATEEVAAEETVETTEEA
- a CDS encoding NAD(P)/FAD-dependent oxidoreductase; the encoded protein is MQKSDKTKIVIIGGGYAGLKALQNLCKDPKYEITLIDKNAYHFMQTDVYDLIANEYDFAQVCVDLFTYCTGFKNEVTFLKQEVKNVDFNNKKVITDSQRITYDYLVIAVGAQTKFVSSISGLKEFGHGIKALNRAMYFKQKFEMSLFQKIDKEGSYCKPLSIVIAGAGLSGVEIAAQMASFAKDFYEQNHFLCRKLSIVLINSSEHILKGLDKYLVECSEKHLEELAVIIKNNVRVESLTESHVTLNNGEILEMDFMIFTGGIEPNGVVANLKLSKNKFGFLEINEYLQSVDYEDVFIVGDCSTLYDQDNNKLPPTADIAEQMGTLAAKNIRKMEKKKQLLKSRIKQRGILIALGRNYACGKVYGIYLKGCIAHLMKKSIEKIHLYFLDRQSKKGCKKIFCTPQD